The genomic window GAGAAGCATGTCCCCCATTTTCCCTAATCTCGAACAGTACGAGAGCCTTCTCGAAGAACTAGTGGCGCTGAAACGGGAGGACCAGCCCGGCCCGAGGCATGCCCGCAGAAAGAAGGAAATCGAGGTGGCCCTGAGAAAACACGGCCAGAAACTCGTCTCCGTCGCCCAGGACCTTATTGCCAGAGAGAAGGCAGCCCTTTCAAAGACCATTCTCCGATCCAGAAACGTCCACATTTACGCCCTTTTCTTCCTGCTCATCTTCATGGCCGCCAACGCCTACCTCCTGGGGAGCCGCATCCTGGGAAACATCAACCGGTTCATGAAATACGCCAGCCGTATCGCCGCCGGTGATTTTTCTCCCATTACACCCGCCCGCAGCTTCAGGGATGAATTCACTGATTTGGCCCTGGCCATCAACCAGATGCTCCTGGAGTTGGAGCGGCGGGAGGCCGTACTCATCCAGTCCCATAAAATGCGGGCTGTGGGCACCTTGACGGCCGGCGTGGCCCATGAATTGAACAACCCCTTGAACAATATAACCCTCACCGCCCACATGCTCCTGGAGGATTATGAAACCCTTACGGACGAAGAGCGCAAGGAAATGGTCGAGGACGTAGTGAAGGAAGCGGACCGCTCAAGGGACATCATCAGCAACCTGCTGGATTTCGCCCGGGAGAGCGGGGCCCAGGTAGAAACCCTGGATCTGAAGGAACTCCTAGAGGACACCATCGCGCTCGCTTCCAACCAGATCAAGCTTTCGGGGATCAAGATCGAGTTCAAGGCCACCGATCATCTCCCCCGGATCCATGGAGACAGTCAACAACTCAGGCAGGTGTTCCTGAACCTCATCCTGAATGCCATTGATGCGTCTGAAAAGGGAGGAAAGATCCAGGTCCTCGCCCTTCCCGCGGACGAGCCGAACTACGTGGCCGTGAAGGTCATCGATTTCGGAAAAGGTATACCGGAGTATGTCCTGGGATCCATCTTCGATCCTTTTTTTACCACCAAGGCCAAAGGCAAGGGAACGGGTCTGGGCCTGAGTGTGTCCCAGGGCATCATCGCGAAGCACGGCGGCAAGATCCGGGTGCACAGCAGGGAGGGAATGGGGGCCACCTTTACGGTCACATTGCCGGTGACCACCCTGCCGGCTGAAATGCCCGGAAATGAGCGTACGGCTTAAGAATCCACACTTGAATATTTCTTTTTTTCTCTCCTCTTACCGTTCCCCGATGGAACCCCACGGGTAAACCCGTGGTCCCCCAAAATACCCGTCTTCGCATTCGGCTACGCGGCGGCTATCCGCCTTAGGCTTTGGGCGACATCACGCCGTAGTACAACAATTGTTTGCACATTCATCCACTGGCAAGCCCGTGGTCTTCTGCGAAGGCGGATAAACCGCCCCGGTTGCAGGTATCGG from Deltaproteobacteria bacterium includes these protein-coding regions:
- a CDS encoding HAMP domain-containing histidine kinase; the protein is MNPKESSSAPEAQEEQGALGDRYERIKAAEQARKALLARRHYSLRLQIYLGFFLVLLFAAGIATALVLTMYQVEDKLRFLEIVNDFMIEIQQARRFEKNYFLYGTNLSDALENVYKAREISNRNAEELNAILGKRSMSPIFPNLEQYESLLEELVALKREDQPGPRHARRKKEIEVALRKHGQKLVSVAQDLIAREKAALSKTILRSRNVHIYALFFLLIFMAANAYLLGSRILGNINRFMKYASRIAAGDFSPITPARSFRDEFTDLALAINQMLLELERREAVLIQSHKMRAVGTLTAGVAHELNNPLNNITLTAHMLLEDYETLTDEERKEMVEDVVKEADRSRDIISNLLDFARESGAQVETLDLKELLEDTIALASNQIKLSGIKIEFKATDHLPRIHGDSQQLRQVFLNLILNAIDASEKGGKIQVLALPADEPNYVAVKVIDFGKGIPEYVLGSIFDPFFTTKAKGKGTGLGLSVSQGIIAKHGGKIRVHSREGMGATFTVTLPVTTLPAEMPGNERTA